In one window of Nocardia brasiliensis DNA:
- the carA gene encoding glutamine-hydrolyzing carbamoyl-phosphate synthase small subunit, giving the protein MTAQDAALVLEDGRVFRGSAYGAVGETLGEAVFCTAMTGYQETLTDPSYHRQIVVAAAPQIGNTGWNDEDDESGKIWVAGYVVRDPARRASNWRATTTLPEAMRRQDVVGIAGVDTRALVRHLRTRGSMKAGIFSGPALAGADELLARVTGQPSMLGADLAEEVSTDAVYTIEPTGERRFTVVAVDLGIKTNTPRMFAERGMRVHVVPSNAPLEQILDLNPDGVFLSNGPGDPATQDGAVALTKGVLERGLPLFGICFGNQILGRALGRKTYKMKFGHRGINIPVVEHETGRISITAQNHGFALEGEQGERFDTPFGKAEVSHVCANDGTVEGVRLVDGRAFSVQYHPEAAAGPHDAAYLFDRFAGLMAGGPAAQRKGI; this is encoded by the coding sequence ATGACGGCGCAAGACGCTGCGCTGGTGCTCGAGGACGGCCGGGTATTCCGCGGCTCGGCCTACGGCGCCGTGGGTGAGACGCTCGGTGAAGCGGTGTTCTGCACCGCGATGACCGGCTATCAGGAGACCCTCACCGACCCCAGCTACCACCGCCAGATCGTGGTCGCCGCGGCACCGCAGATCGGCAACACCGGCTGGAACGACGAGGACGACGAGTCCGGCAAGATCTGGGTCGCCGGTTACGTGGTGCGCGATCCCGCGCGGCGCGCGTCCAACTGGCGCGCCACCACCACGCTGCCCGAGGCGATGCGGCGCCAGGACGTCGTCGGCATCGCGGGCGTCGACACCCGCGCGCTGGTGCGGCACCTGCGCACCCGCGGTTCGATGAAGGCGGGCATCTTCTCCGGACCGGCCCTGGCCGGCGCAGACGAGCTGCTGGCCCGGGTGACCGGGCAGCCGTCGATGCTCGGCGCCGATCTGGCCGAGGAGGTGAGCACGGACGCGGTGTACACCATCGAGCCGACCGGCGAACGCCGCTTCACCGTGGTCGCGGTCGATCTCGGCATCAAGACCAACACCCCGCGCATGTTCGCCGAGCGCGGCATGCGGGTGCACGTGGTGCCGTCGAACGCGCCGCTCGAGCAGATCCTCGACCTGAACCCGGACGGGGTGTTCCTGTCCAACGGCCCCGGCGACCCGGCCACCCAGGACGGCGCGGTCGCGCTGACCAAGGGCGTGCTCGAGCGCGGGCTGCCACTGTTCGGCATCTGCTTCGGCAATCAGATCCTGGGTCGCGCGCTCGGCCGCAAGACCTACAAGATGAAGTTCGGCCACCGCGGCATCAACATCCCGGTCGTCGAGCACGAGACCGGTCGCATTTCGATCACCGCGCAGAATCACGGGTTCGCGCTGGAGGGCGAGCAGGGCGAGCGGTTCGACACCCCGTTCGGCAAGGCCGAGGTGAGTCACGTCTGCGCCAACGACGGCACCGTCGAGGGCGTGCGGCTGGTCGACGGCCGCGCGTTCTCCGTGCAGTACCACCCGGAGGCCGCCGCGGGCCCGCACGACGCCGCGTACCTCTTCGACCGGTTCGCCGGTCTCATGGCAGGCGGCCCGGCCGCGCAGCGGAAGGGAATCTGA
- a CDS encoding transporter, with protein MERTLWVIGLLALFALCVWLMYRGWQNRATRQQDRIGELPTVPADLGAQVLEPTTGVYLGSTIAPSWQDRITVGDLGFRATAELTRFERGILLERDGATVIWIPQESITAVRTERGHAGKVMTKDGVLVVRWQLPTGTEIDTGFRGDDKSVYPAWTRGLPADRTSTTTGDDE; from the coding sequence GTGGAAAGAACGCTGTGGGTGATCGGCCTGCTCGCGCTGTTCGCTTTGTGCGTCTGGTTGATGTATCGAGGCTGGCAGAACCGGGCGACGCGCCAGCAGGACCGGATCGGTGAACTGCCCACCGTGCCCGCCGATCTCGGCGCACAGGTGCTCGAGCCGACCACCGGCGTCTATCTCGGCAGCACCATCGCGCCGAGCTGGCAGGACCGGATCACGGTGGGGGACCTGGGTTTTCGCGCCACCGCGGAGCTGACCCGGTTCGAACGGGGGATTCTGCTCGAACGTGACGGCGCGACCGTGATCTGGATTCCGCAGGAGTCGATCACGGCGGTGCGCACCGAGCGCGGGCACGCGGGGAAAGTAATGACAAAGGATGGTGTGCTGGTCGTTCGCTGGCAGCTGCCCACCGGAACCGAGATCGATACCGGTTTCCGGGGTGACGACAAGTCGGTGTACCCGGCTTGGACGCGGGGCCTGCCTGCCGACCGGACCAGCACGACGACGGGAGACGACGAATGA
- a CDS encoding dihydroorotase, which translates to MSELLIRGARVYGEGEPVDVLVRDGVIAAIDADLAVRADVEIIEAAGQILLPGFVDLHTHLREPGREDTETIESGSAAAALGGYTAVFAMANTNPVADSVVVTDHVWRRGQEVGLVDVYPVGAVTVGLEGKQLAEMGTMAAGVGAVRMFSDDGHCVYDPLLMRRALEYANTLGVLIAQHAEEPRLTVGAIAHEGPTAARLGLAGWPRAAEESIVARDALLARDAGARVHICHASTAGTVELVKWAKAQGISITAEVTPHHLLLDDSRLETYDAVNKVNPPLREASDAAALRQALADGVLDCVATDHAPHAEQDKCCEFAAARPGMLGLETALSIIVQTMVEPGLLDWRGVARVMSERPAAIVGLDEHGRPIEVGEPANLTLVDPDATWTVRAKELASISNNTPFEDMTFPARVTTTLLRGRVTAREGKATPLGAAARAAGPEAVAQDQRGRPKAGR; encoded by the coding sequence ATGAGTGAATTGCTGATCAGGGGAGCGCGGGTCTACGGCGAGGGCGAGCCGGTGGATGTGCTGGTGCGCGACGGGGTGATCGCCGCGATCGACGCCGACCTGGCGGTGCGCGCCGACGTCGAGATCATCGAGGCCGCGGGCCAGATCCTGCTGCCCGGCTTCGTGGATCTGCACACGCATCTGCGCGAGCCCGGCCGCGAGGACACCGAGACGATCGAGTCCGGTTCCGCCGCGGCCGCATTGGGCGGCTACACCGCGGTGTTCGCGATGGCCAACACCAATCCGGTCGCCGACTCGGTGGTGGTCACCGATCACGTGTGGCGGCGCGGGCAGGAGGTCGGCCTGGTCGACGTGTACCCGGTGGGTGCGGTCACGGTCGGACTCGAAGGCAAGCAACTCGCCGAAATGGGCACCATGGCCGCGGGTGTCGGCGCGGTGCGGATGTTCTCCGACGACGGGCACTGCGTCTACGACCCGCTGCTGATGCGGCGCGCGCTGGAGTACGCGAACACGCTCGGCGTGCTGATCGCCCAGCATGCCGAGGAGCCCCGGCTCACCGTCGGCGCGATCGCGCACGAGGGCCCGACCGCGGCGCGGCTCGGCCTGGCCGGCTGGCCGCGGGCCGCCGAGGAGTCGATCGTGGCCCGCGACGCGCTGCTGGCCCGTGACGCCGGTGCGCGCGTGCACATCTGCCACGCCTCCACCGCGGGCACCGTCGAGCTGGTGAAATGGGCCAAGGCGCAAGGTATCTCGATCACCGCCGAGGTCACCCCGCATCATCTGCTGCTGGACGACTCGCGGCTGGAGACCTACGACGCGGTCAACAAGGTCAATCCGCCGCTGCGCGAGGCCTCAGACGCCGCCGCGCTGCGCCAGGCGCTGGCCGACGGCGTGCTCGACTGTGTCGCCACCGATCACGCGCCGCACGCCGAACAGGACAAGTGCTGCGAGTTCGCTGCCGCCCGGCCGGGCATGCTCGGCCTGGAGACCGCGCTGTCGATCATCGTGCAGACCATGGTCGAGCCCGGCCTGCTGGACTGGCGGGGCGTGGCGCGGGTGATGAGCGAGCGGCCCGCCGCGATCGTCGGGCTCGACGAGCACGGCAGGCCGATCGAGGTCGGCGAGCCGGCGAACCTGACGCTGGTCGACCCGGACGCCACCTGGACGGTGCGCGCGAAGGAGCTCGCCAGCATCTCGAACAACACCCCGTTCGAGGACATGACGTTTCCGGCTCGAGTGACAACGACGTTGCTCAGGGGACGGGTAACCGCCCGCGAGGGCAAGGCGACACCGCTGGGCGCCGCGGCGCGAGCGGCGGGCCCGGAGGCGGTAGCGCAGGATCAGCGCGGTCGGCCGAAGGCCGGCCGTTGA
- a CDS encoding aspartate carbamoyltransferase catalytic subunit: MRHLLTVTDLDRAGATALLDEAERFEQALLGREVHKLPTLRGRTVMTVFYENSTRTRVSFEVAGKWMSADVINVSASSSSVSKGESLRDTALTLHAAGADALIVRHPASGAAHQIARWMDAWAVQSGRTSGPAIINAGDGTHQHPTQALLDALTLRQRLGDIEGKRVVIVGDILHSRVARSNVFLLNTLGAEVVLVAPRTLLPVGVDTWPARIAHALDAELPGADAVLMLRVQAERMNGGFFPSAREYSINYGLSERRMALLDEHAVVLHPGPMLRGMEIASPVADSPKSAILQQVTNGVHMRMAVLFRLLVGTQEAIA; encoded by the coding sequence GTGAGGCACCTTTTGACGGTCACGGATTTGGATCGGGCCGGCGCGACCGCCCTGCTCGACGAGGCCGAACGGTTCGAGCAGGCGTTGCTCGGTCGTGAGGTGCACAAGCTGCCGACCTTGCGCGGGCGCACGGTGATGACGGTGTTCTACGAGAACTCCACGCGCACCAGGGTGTCGTTCGAGGTGGCGGGCAAGTGGATGAGCGCCGATGTGATCAATGTCAGCGCCAGCAGTTCTTCGGTGTCCAAGGGCGAGTCCCTGCGTGACACCGCGCTCACCTTGCACGCGGCGGGCGCCGACGCGCTGATCGTGCGGCATCCGGCTTCCGGTGCGGCACACCAGATCGCGCGCTGGATGGACGCCTGGGCCGTGCAGTCGGGCCGCACCTCGGGCCCGGCGATCATCAACGCGGGTGACGGCACGCACCAGCATCCGACGCAGGCCCTGCTGGACGCGCTCACCCTGCGGCAGCGGCTCGGCGATATCGAGGGCAAACGGGTCGTCATCGTCGGCGATATCCTGCACAGCCGGGTGGCGCGCTCGAATGTCTTCCTGCTCAACACCCTTGGCGCCGAGGTGGTGCTGGTCGCGCCGCGCACGCTGCTTCCGGTGGGCGTCGATACCTGGCCCGCGCGGATCGCGCACGCGCTCGACGCCGAATTGCCCGGCGCGGACGCGGTTCTCATGCTTCGGGTGCAGGCGGAGCGGATGAACGGCGGGTTCTTCCCGTCGGCCCGCGAATACTCGATCAATTACGGATTGTCCGAGCGCAGGATGGCGCTGCTGGACGAGCACGCGGTGGTACTGCATCCGGGACCGATGTTGCGCGGCATGGAAATCGCGTCGCCGGTGGCGGATTCGCCGAAGTCCGCGATTTTGCAGCAGGTGACCAACGGAGTGCACATGCGGATGGCCGTCCTGTTCCGGCTGCTGGTCGGCACCCAGGAGGCGATCGCGTGA
- the pyrR gene encoding bifunctional pyr operon transcriptional regulator/uracil phosphoribosyltransferase PyrR produces MAVPEDRAAESGAAETSQRHTPEWVGAGRELLSASDVSRTIARIAHQIIEKTALDAAAADAPRVVLIGIPTRGTSLAARLTDKIEEFSGVRPALGSLDITLYRDDLRTRPHRPLERTSVPEGGIEDTLVVLVDDVLFSGRTVRSALDGLRDLGRPRAVQLAVLIDRGHRELPIRADYVGKNVPTSRTEDISVLLTEHDGRDGVYLRQEVES; encoded by the coding sequence ATGGCTGTGCCCGAAGATCGGGCCGCCGAGTCCGGCGCTGCCGAGACATCGCAGCGACACACCCCGGAATGGGTGGGGGCAGGACGGGAGCTGTTGTCGGCTTCCGATGTCAGTCGGACCATCGCGCGGATCGCGCATCAGATCATCGAGAAGACCGCTCTGGACGCGGCCGCCGCGGACGCCCCGCGCGTGGTGCTGATCGGCATTCCCACCAGGGGCACCTCGCTGGCCGCGCGGCTCACGGACAAGATCGAGGAATTCTCCGGCGTGCGCCCCGCGCTCGGCTCGCTCGACATCACCCTCTATCGCGACGATCTGCGCACCCGGCCGCACCGGCCGCTGGAGCGCACCTCGGTGCCCGAGGGCGGCATCGAGGACACGCTGGTCGTGCTCGTCGACGACGTGCTGTTCTCCGGCCGCACCGTGCGCTCGGCCCTGGACGGGCTGCGCGACCTCGGCCGTCCCCGCGCCGTGCAACTCGCGGTACTCATCGACCGCGGCCACCGCGAACTGCCGATCCGCGCCGACTACGTGGGCAAGAACGTGCCCACCTCCCGCACCGAGGACATCTCGGTCCTGCTCACCGAACACGACGGGCGGGACGGGGTTTATCTGCGGCAGGAGGTTGAGTCGTGA
- a CDS encoding alpha/beta fold hydrolase, protein MATDIATDESTGELSRITTFRRDGLAFPVRDTGPLDGEPVLLLHGWPQDSRSWAPVAALLNAAGYRTFAPDQRGASPTAAPRRRRAYRMDELAADVEAMIDQIARPTHVVGHDWGAVAAWAAGITMRDRLVSVSALSVPHPGAFMRAMLTSRQALASWYMYVFQLPLLPELLLRSGLFPQLLRRTGQSAEVAARDSARMRDRAIARGGLNWYRGMLFGSPRMLRGHVTAPVLQIWSDEDSAVLETGPKLCERYVDGPFRFEVLAGVSHWIPEEAPEPTSRLLLEHFATSSAR, encoded by the coding sequence ATGGCGACCGATATCGCAACCGACGAGTCCACCGGCGAACTGAGCCGGATCACCACGTTCCGGCGGGACGGACTGGCGTTCCCGGTGCGCGACACCGGGCCGCTCGACGGCGAACCGGTACTGCTGCTGCACGGCTGGCCCCAGGATTCGCGCAGCTGGGCGCCGGTGGCCGCACTGCTGAACGCGGCCGGATACCGCACCTTCGCCCCCGACCAGCGCGGCGCGAGCCCGACCGCCGCACCGCGCCGCCGCAGGGCGTATCGAATGGACGAACTCGCCGCCGACGTCGAGGCGATGATCGACCAGATCGCACGGCCGACCCACGTCGTCGGCCACGACTGGGGCGCGGTGGCCGCGTGGGCGGCGGGCATCACCATGCGGGATCGCCTGGTCTCGGTCTCGGCGCTGTCCGTGCCACACCCCGGCGCGTTCATGCGCGCGATGCTGACCAGCAGGCAGGCGCTGGCGTCCTGGTACATGTACGTCTTCCAGCTGCCGCTGCTGCCCGAATTGCTGCTGCGCTCCGGGCTGTTTCCCCAACTGCTCCGGCGGACCGGGCAATCCGCCGAGGTCGCGGCACGCGACAGCGCGCGCATGCGCGACCGCGCGATCGCCCGCGGCGGCCTGAATTGGTATCGCGGCATGCTTTTCGGCTCGCCACGGATGCTGCGCGGCCACGTCACCGCGCCGGTGCTGCAGATCTGGAGTGACGAGGACAGCGCGGTCCTCGAGACCGGCCCCAAACTCTGCGAGCGTTACGTCGACGGGCCGTTCCGGTTCGAAGTCCTCGCGGGGGTGTCGCATTGGATTCCCGAGGAGGCGCCCGAACCGACGAGCCGGTTGCTCCTGGAACACTTCGCGACGTCCAGCGCGCGCTGA
- a CDS encoding DUF7489 domain-containing protein, protein MTQQEWHGTVVEKSRGLLDGSNLYRRLVVRLDDGSTIKVRVNRSLWNSLEPGDAVSKRAGADPTKG, encoded by the coding sequence ATGACGCAGCAGGAGTGGCACGGGACCGTGGTGGAGAAGTCGCGCGGACTGCTGGACGGGTCGAATCTCTATCGCCGCCTCGTCGTCCGGCTCGACGACGGCAGCACCATCAAGGTGCGGGTGAATCGGTCGCTGTGGAATTCGCTCGAGCCGGGCGACGCGGTATCCAAGCGGGCCGGCGCCGACCCCACGAAGGGCTGA
- a CDS encoding alpha-ketoglutarate-dependent dioxygenase AlkB, whose amino-acid sequence MSTPLQGSLLDGFGDTEFGSLRHARRTTLDRGAWVDVLPGWLSGADALFERLADDVPWKAERRPMYDRVVDVPRLLKFYEEHEPLPDPALADARRALTEHYRRELGEPFRTAGLCYYRDGQDSVAWHGDNIGRGATHDTMVAILSVGSPRALLLRPRGGGESVRYQLGHGDLLVMGGSCQRTWEHSIPKTRRSAGPRISIQFRPRGVR is encoded by the coding sequence ATGTCGACACCGTTGCAGGGATCACTGCTCGACGGGTTCGGTGACACCGAATTCGGGTCGCTGCGGCATGCCCGCCGCACGACACTGGACCGTGGCGCTTGGGTGGACGTGCTGCCGGGCTGGCTGTCCGGCGCCGACGCGCTGTTCGAGCGGCTCGCCGACGACGTGCCGTGGAAGGCCGAGCGCAGGCCGATGTACGACCGCGTCGTCGACGTGCCGCGACTGCTCAAGTTCTACGAGGAACACGAGCCGCTGCCCGATCCGGCCCTGGCCGACGCGCGCCGCGCCCTCACCGAGCACTACCGGCGTGAACTGGGCGAGCCGTTCCGCACGGCCGGGCTCTGCTACTACCGCGACGGCCAGGACAGCGTCGCCTGGCACGGCGATAACATCGGCCGGGGCGCCACCCACGACACCATGGTCGCCATCCTGTCCGTCGGCTCGCCCCGCGCCCTGCTGCTGCGACCGCGCGGCGGTGGCGAGAGCGTCCGCTACCAGCTGGGTCACGGCGACCTGCTCGTCATGGGCGGCTCCTGCCAGCGCACCTGGGAGCACTCGATCCCCAAGACCCGGCGCTCCGCGGGCCCGCGCATCAGCATCCAGTTCCGGCCGCGCGGGGTGCGGTAG
- a CDS encoding SgcJ/EcaC family oxidoreductase yields MNAKTFDAPVLADTSVDHRDDMAAIEQLIASVQTAYNTNDADLMTEGFTANAAVVNAVGTLMTGRADLLAANQAGLAGFLKDEYVRYDVTDITFLRPDVAIAHKVARATTAEGELIDTDPAMIALYVLVKENGRWWTAARQNTLIPS; encoded by the coding sequence ATGAACGCAAAGACTTTCGATGCACCGGTGCTCGCGGATACGAGCGTGGACCATCGCGACGACATGGCCGCCATCGAGCAGCTCATCGCCAGCGTGCAGACCGCCTACAACACCAACGACGCCGATCTGATGACCGAGGGCTTCACCGCGAACGCCGCCGTGGTCAACGCGGTGGGCACCTTGATGACCGGACGTGCCGACCTACTGGCCGCGAATCAGGCTGGGCTGGCCGGGTTCCTGAAGGACGAGTACGTGCGCTACGACGTCACCGACATCACCTTCCTGCGACCCGATGTCGCCATCGCGCACAAGGTGGCCCGCGCGACAACCGCCGAGGGGGAACTGATCGACACCGATCCCGCCATGATCGCCCTGTACGTACTGGTCAAGGAGAACGGCCGCTGGTGGACCGCCGCCCGGCAGAACACTCTGATCCCCAGTTGA